The nucleotide sequence GGGTGCCCAACGTGTACGCCCTGAAATATTACGCCCAGGGAGTCGATGAGCTGATCTACATGGACTGCGTGGCCAGCCTCTATGGGCGCAATCACCTGGGGGAGATCGTGCGCGCGGCCGCCCAGGACATTTTTGTGCCGATGACGGTGGGTGGCGGGATCCGCTCGATCGCCGATGCGACGGAAATCCTGCGCTGCGGCGCGGACAAGGTGGCGATCAACACGGCGGCGGTGGCCAATCCGCAGTTGATCACCGACATCGCCCGTCGGTTTGGCAGCCAATGCATGGTGCTCTCCATCGAGGCGAAGCAGATCGGCCCGGACCGGTGGGAGGTGTACACCGCCAACGGCCGCGAGCGGACCGGCCTGGATGTCATTGAATGGGTCAAGCGCGGGGTGCGCATGGGGGCGGGGGAGATCCTGCTGACTTCGATCGACCGGGAAGGTACCCGCAAGGGATTCGACACCGCGCTGGTCAAGGCGGTGACCTCCGAAATTAACGTGCCGGTGATCGCCAGCGGTGGCATGGGTAAGCCGGAAGACTTGGTGAAAGTCGCCCGCGAAGGGGACGTTGATGCGGTCGCGATGGCGGACATCCTGCATTATAACCGTTCGGATCTGGTCAAAATCCGCGCCACGGCGCAGTCCGCCGGACTGGCTGTCCGACCCTATGAAATCGCCTGAAGTCACGATTATCGATTACGGCGTCGGCAATCTGCTGAGTGTGCAGCGCGGCTTCGAGCATTGCGGGGCGACGACCCGCATAACCGCCGAGGCGAGTCTCATTCTCGCGGCCGACCGGGTGGTCCTGCCCGGAGTGGGAGCCTTTGGCGACGCGATGATGGCGCTGGAGCAGCGTGGGTTGGTGGCCGTGGTCAAGGAGGTGGTCGCGCGGGGTATCCCGCTGCTGGGCATCTGCCTCGGGATGCAGATGCTCTTGGATGAGAGCGAGGAGTTCGGCCTGAGCACGGGGTTGGGGGTGATTCCCGGGCGCGTGGTCCCCGTGCCGGACCGGACGGTGGCGGGCGCAGCGCAAAAGATCCCGCATATTGGCTGGAACTCGCTGGTCACCGCGCCGGGTGGGGGCGGGTGGGGCGGCACCGTGCTGCAGGACATACGCGCCGGGGAAGCGACTTATTTTGTACACTCCTTCATGGCCGTGCCGCGTGATCCCGCGCATCGCTTGGCCGACTGTCTCTACGGCGGGCACGCCCTGCCGGCGGTCATCCGGCGTGATCGGATCACCGGTTGCCAATTTCATCCGGAGAAAAGCGGGCCGGTGGGCTTGAGAATTCTGCGGAATTTCATCGCCCAATGAGGATCCTGGCCTTGATTCCGGCGCGGGGGGGGTCGAAACGCCTGCCGGGAAAAAACCTGAAGCCCCTGGGCGGGAAGCCGATGATTGCCTGGTCGATTGACGCGGCCAAGGACATCGCCGAGGTCTGCGACATCTTAGTTTCCACCGATGATTCCGAAATTGCCGCGGTCAGCCGGCAGGCCGGCGCCATGGTGCCTTGGTTGCGGCCAGCGGAACTGGCAACGGACACGGCCACCTCGGTCGATGTGGCCCTGCACGCGCTGGACTGGTATGAGGCAAGTTGCGGGCCGGTGGGAGGATTGCTGCTGTTGCAGCCGACCTCGCCGTTCCGGACCGCGCGGACGATCCGCCAGGGCATCGAACTTTTCCGGCAGCGATCCGCGGAGCCGGTTTTGGCGGTGGCCAAGCCGCATCTGCACCCGCTCTGGGCGCTAAAAAGGGATGGTGATTATCTCCGGCGGTACTTGGCGGGTGACGGTCTGGAAACCCGGTCGCAGGACCTGCCGGAAGCTTTCTTCCCGACCGGCAGTCTCTATCTCATCGCGCCGGCGGTGCTGCGTGCGACGCGATCCTTTGTTGGCGCGCGGGTGGTGCCCTTGCTGATCGAGGCCCCTCATGAGGCCCTGGATGTCGATACCGAATGGGACTTCAAGATCGCCCAAATGGTGGCCGAGGAACTGCCCAAATGAGGCAGGCGGTGCATGGTTTCCCCTGGGGCCACCCGCGGGGCTGGGCCTTGGCCCACCGCCCGATGGGACGGTTGGGAGGGCCCAAGCCCCATTAAGGTTGTGCAAAGGCTCCGGCATATGATCGCGGGCAGCGGCTTGCTGAAACTGCTCAGCAGTGCGGGCCTTTATGGTATCGCCAACCTGGTGGGCGCACTCACCCCCCTGATCGTGCTGCCCGTGCTCAGCCGTTCGCTGTCGGCCGGCGACCTGGGCCGCTTTGCGCTGTACCAGTCCGCGTTGGCCCTGGCCCTGCCGGGAATTTCCATGGGGGTGCATGGCGCGGTGTCGCGCCAGTATCTCAATCGGGACACGATCGATTTCGCGCGTTATGTCAGCAGCCTGCTGGCCATTTCCCTCGCCGCCGGCACCGGCACGCTTGTGGTGCTCTGGATGATCGGGTTGTTCGCCCCGGGGGTGCTGGGCGGCAACGGGGTGGTTTTCCAGTATGCCGTGGTCTCCGCCATCGGCCTGTCGTTGCTGCAGGTGTTCCTGGCCATTGTGCAGATGAGGCAGAAGCATCTGCTTTACGCGGCGATCCAATGTTTGGTCACCGGCCTGTTGATCGCGGCGAGCATGGGTGCGGTGGCGGTCCGGCCCGACTGGCAATCCGTCCTGCGGGCGAACATGGCGGCCTACGGGGCCATCGGCCTGGTCGTGGCCGGCATCCTCTTCACCCAGAAGCTGGCGGCATGGCGGATTTCGAAAGAATACGCGGTGCACGCCTTGCGCTTCGGGGCGCCCCTCGTGCCGCATCTGCTGGCCGCGTCCGTCATCACCATGCTCGATCGCTTTTTCATCGCCCATTTCCACGGGGTTGAAGCGGTGGCGGCGTACGCCGTGGCCTATCAGGTGGCGGTGGCCTTGAATCTGGCTTGCTCTTCATTTGGCAATGCGTGGGCTCCGTGGCTGATGCACCAGCTACACGTCAGATCGGCCGGCACCGGTGCGAGGATCACCCGCTACCTGCTGGTCTATTTCGCGGGGGTCGTTGCCTTGGGCGGGGTGTTGTGGGCGGTCAGTCCGTGGATCATCGCCCTCGTGGGCGGGGATCGGTACAGCGCCGCGTATCACTGGATGCCGTGGCTCATCGCCGGCTTTGTCTTCAACGGGGTTTCCCGGGCCCTCGGCGTCATTCCCTTCTATCACGGACGCACGCTGGCCCTGGCGCTCGCGACGGTGGGTGGAGCCGGGACAAGCGTGGGCCTGAATGTGGTGCTGGTGCCCTCCCTGGGTGCGGCCGGCGCCGCGGTCGCCCAATGCCTGGGTTTTCTCGTCACGGCGGTGCTGACGGCCCGCCTGGCCGTGAGCCTGGAAAGTTTGCCGTGGGTCGCGGTGATCAAGTCAACCTTCACCCGCCCCTAGCATGTACCGGTACCTGGCTGCACTCAGCGGAATCCTGCTCGCGCTGCCGTTTAGTTTCCCGGCCCCGCCGGCGTATCTGCTGGCGCTCCTGGTCTTTCTTTGCGCGGTCGCCCTGCAGCCTGACACCCGGATACATGCTCCCGTCATTGCGGTCGTTTTCGGGCTGATTGCGACCGCGCTCCTGTCGAATGTGGAGGCGGTCCTGGCCGGACGCGCGGATCCGGTTCGCGCGCTTTACACGTCGGGTTATTTCATCCTGTTTCTCTACGGCTATTACGCCCGCCGGGTCCAGGTGCTGCTGCGGTATTACGCCTACGCGGTAACTCTGATCTCGCTCGCCATTGTCGGAGCATTTGTTGCCTCCGAGGCCTATCGGTATGGGACGTTGCTGTTCGTGGTGCCCACGATGCGGCTTTGGGGGGCGGAATTTTTCCCGGACTGGCCCAACTTCTTTGCTCTGGAACTGCTCCTGGGGGTTTACCTCAACTGGTTTTGGCGCCGACAGGTGGGGAGTACGGCGGTTTGCGTGGTGGGCGCGGTTTTGACCACGTCGCGTTTTGTGTGGCTGGCCCTGGCAATCATGGCGCTCATCGAGTTGCTGCGCCGGCGGGCCGTGGTTTTCTATTTCCTTCCTTTCGTCATCGCGGCGTACGGGGTGGCGGTCGCCGCCCCCCACTATCTGCCCGCCGCGGTGCAGGAGCGCTTGCAGGTGGTTTCTGACCGTACGGAAATCGCCTCGTCGGTGTTCCGGCTCTTTGCCCAAGCTCCCCTGCTGGGCAACGGCAGCGTGTTGCTGGATGCTTCAGTGGGGCACATGGGTTTCGAGTCATTTCACAACAGCTATTTCGACGTGCTGGTGAGGCACGGCTTGGTTGGATTGTTCTTCCTGGTCCTGCTGCTCTGCCCGTGGCGCGTCCGGTGGCGACACCTTCGCCATGGGGCCTGCCTGCCGGTGTTGGGTTTGTTTGTGATCGGGGCGTGCTTCCAGAATTTCCTGAAACACCCCCACCTGTTCATGTTGCTGGCGCTCATCATCAGCCGGCCGGATGCCACGCTGCCCCGTCGGGTCGCCCGGAAAAAACCCAAGCCACGGCCGGAAGGCGAGCCCCTGCCCGCCGGTTACCCTGACCTGGCAACAAGCGGGCGTGGCCATGGGTGATCCCTCCAGTTTGGGGCACCTGGTTGCGCCGTCCGGAGCCCGGCGGTCGCTGGGGGGGCTCGTCATGGACCATTCGGCCGATCTGTTTCAAGGGGAGCTCCACAAGAAGGTTTGTGGTGTGATTGCCTCCGCCTGTGTGCCCGACCCCATGGAGCGGTGCATCTACGAGAACCTCCTGTTCTTGAAATCAACCGAGGCCCGGGGGGCGACTGCGGCGATCAGCCAACTGCTCGCCGGCGGCGGGGCAACGGAGAGGCTCGAGCTGACGGCGATTCTCCAGCCGGCCGTGCCTGCGGAATTGCACGCGGGCATCGGCTGGCTGCCCACCGTGCCGACCCGACTCGTCGATCCCGGCGTGGTCAGGACTTTCGCGGTGAAGGCACTGGTGCACTGGGTTTTCCGGTGCTTCCGGCGAAAGCTCAGGCCGGGAGCCATGCTGCGGGCCTGGGTGGAGGTGAGTTTGAAAATGTATGGCCAGGAAATGGATCGGTCGGCGCCGGATATTCGCGTCTACCCGTTTCCGATCAGTCTCATGCGGCAGGTGCGTTTTCTGGCCAGCCTCCGTGGGCGGCGACTAACCTGGTCCTTCGAGGGCGTGCCTTATCGGCTGGCTGACTTCATCCGGGCGCTGCGCGGCAGGCTCACGGACCGCGGCCTGGCGCAGGCGGAGGCCTTCGGCTACCTCGCGCACGCCGACGAACTGGTCCGCGCCGGCATCACGACACTCTATACCAGTGATGAGTTTGAGGTGGGCGCGGTGGTCATGCATCAGCGACTGGGCGGGAGCGGGGTTCGCTCAGTGAACACCGCCCATGGCGTCGGCGGGTACTGTCCGCGCATTGCCTACACGGAATTCCGGGTAATCAGCCGGTCGCAGGCCGCCTTCTATCAAAGGGACAACCCGGCGATACGCTACACGCTCCGGGCCAATGCAAATCGGGCCCTCGTTCGCTTGCCGCCGGTGCCGGCCGGCCAGACGGGCCGGTCGGTCGTCTATATCCATCAGAATTGGGAGGAGCTCGGCTTCACCTTTGAAGCCGGCATCCAGCAGCGCATCTGTTCCGCATTGACGGAGGTCGCAAAAATCCCGGGGATTCGAATCTCCCTGAAGGTGCACCCGAATTCATCCAAGAAAACCTTGGCCGCCCTGCGGCGAGACTGGCCGGGGGCAATCCTGCGTGATTTTGCGGACCTGCCGGCGATCAAGCCGATTTTCATCATCATGAACTCGACCACTTACTTTGAGCTGGGTGAAGCGGGGCCCGTGTTGGCTTGCAAGGACCACACCCTTGCGCCGGAACTCTATTTCGGCGAAGGGCTCGACGCATTCACCCTTGATGCACTGCGCTCCCGGATAGCCGAACTGATGGATGACGAGGCCTGGGCCGGCGCCCTTGCCCGGCAAAAATTGCAACGCGCCGCGGAGCTGTGCCTATGAAAACCCTGCTCATCCGCCTCTACACTTGGTTTCAGCTGACCTTCTGCCACCGTTTTGCGGCCGTCGGCAAACAGCCCCGCATCGGGCCGCGCGTCTATGTGGCGCCGGACTCGGTCAGGCTGGGCGATTATTGCTTCGTGGGTCATGGCGGCTACCTGGCCGGGGCGATTGAAATCGGCCACTTCGTGATGCTGGCCGGACAGGTCGCGATTGTTGGGGGCGATCACCGGATTGATCGACCCACCGTGCCGATGATTTTCTCCGGACGCGAGGCGCCCCGGCGCACCATCATCGAGGATGATGTGTGGATCGGCCACGGGGCCACGGTGATGAGCGGGATCCGGATCGGGGAGGGATCTGTCATCGCCGCGGGCGCGGTGGTGACCAAGGATGTGGCCCCGTACTCGATCATGGCAGGGGTGCCGGCCCGGTTCATCCGGGCCCGTTTTGATCCGGCCGCGCAGACACAACATGCGGATCGTTTGCGCCAGTATCGGCTTGATGGGCTCCGCCCCGCTGCATGGCAGGGGGCGCCGACGCTGAAAAACCTACTGAAGGAGTAAATGCCGCCGCGGCAAAATCACGGTTCCGGCAACATAAAAGCTTGCGGCAACCACCGGCGCATCCAGTTCTAGGCACGGCGCTAACATATGTTTGAAAAACATGTACTCCTGATCACCGGCGGGACCGGATCCTTCGGCAATGCGGTTTTGCGCCGGTTCATCGAGACCAACGTGGCTGAAATCCGGGTGTTTTCCCGCGATGAGAAAAAACAGGACGACATGCGGCACCAGTACGGGTCGAAAAAGGTTAAGTTTTATATCGGTGATGTCCGCGAGCGAACGAGCCTGGACGATGCGATGGAAGGCGTGGACTACCTCTTTCACGCCGCTGCCCTGAAACAGGTGCCGTCGTGCGAGTTTTATCCGATGGAGGCCGTGCGCACCAACGTCAACGGGACCGACAACGTACTGCGTGCCGCGGTGGACCATGGGGTAAAAAAGGTCGTGGTCCTGAGCACCGACAAGGCCGCGTATCCGATCAACGCGATGGGCATCTCCAAGGCGATGATGGAAAAGGTGACCGCGGCCGCCTCCCGGGTGGCCAGCGCGCGGGGCGCCACCATCTGCCTGACCAGGTACGGCAACGTCATGGCCTCGCGCGGGTCCGTGATCCCGTTGTTTCTCGACCAGATTGCCCGGGGGCAACCGATGTCGATCACCGACCCGGAGATGACACGCTTCATGATGACCCTGGACGATGCCGTCGACCTGGTCATCCATGCGTTCACCCAGGCGCGTCCCGGCGATCTCTTCGTGCAGAAGGCGCCGGCGGCGACCATCGGCACGCTGGCGCAGGCGCTGAAGGAGCTGCTGGGCGCGACCAACCCCATCAGGGTGATCGGCACCCGGCATGGCGAGAAGCTGTACGAAACGCTGCTGACCCGGGAGGAACGCGCCAACGCGGAGGACCAAGGCGGTTATTTCCGCGTCGCCTCGGACAATCGGGATCTCAACTACAACCTCTATTTCTCGGAGGGCGACCGGCGGGTGCAGGCGCAGGAAGACTATCATTCGCACAACGCCGAACGTCTCGATGTCGCCGGCATGAAGGCCCTGCTGCTCAAGCTGCCCGAGGTGCGCGCGGCCATCGCGGCGCGCCAGGCCGGTGGCGCCTGAAGCGAAGGCATTCCGCGTGAAAACCGTCCTCGTCACCGGTGCGCAGGGATTCCTGGGCAAACATCTGGTTGAGGCCTTGCGGCGCAATCCCGACACGGAGGTGCTTGAGTTTCACCGGGGGATGGAGCTGGCCGCGCTGGCGGACGTGCTGCCGCGGGTCTCGGTCATCCATCATCTGGCGGGCGTGAACCGCCCGGCGGATCCGGGGGATTTCGCCACCGGCAACCACGGTCTGACGGCGGAGCTGTGTCGCCTGCTCACCAGCCTGAAGCACCGCCCGCTCATTGTTTACGCTTCCACCATCCAGGCCTTGCTGGACAACCCCTATGGGCGCAGCAAGCGGCAGGCGGAGGTGGAACTGGAGCGCTGGGCGGCCGACGAGGGCGGCCGGGCGGTTGTTTTTCGTCTGCCGAACGTCTTTGGCAAATGGTGCCGGCCGAACTACAATTCCGCGGTGGCCACCTTCTGCCACAACATCGCGCGGGATCTGCCGATCACCATCAGCGACCGGGCCCGTGAGCTCGAACTGGTGTATGTGGACGACGTGGTGGCGGCTTTCCTCGGGGCCCAGAGCCAGGCCATCGCACCCGGGCAGCATGCCGCCGGCTCGGTCCCGCGCACTTTCCGGGTCACCCTCGGCCGCATCGCGGATGCGCTGCAGGCCTTCCGCGCCATGCGCAGCACGCTGGTGGTACCCCGCATGGATGACGAATTTGACCGCCGCCTGTACGCGACCTATCTCAGTTACTTGGAGCAGGACGATTTTGCCTACGGCTTGCTGCCGCGCAGCGATCAGCGCGGCACGCTGGCTGAATTCGTCAAACAAGGCGGATTCGGGCAGATATTCGTCTCCCGCACCTTGCCCGGGGTCACCCGCGGCAACCACTACCACCACACGAAAACCGAGAAGTTTCTCGTCCTGGAAGGGGACGCCATCGTGCGCTTCCGGTCGCTGCTGGGAGGCGGCGTGATCGAGTATCCGGTCCATGGCCGGGACCTGCGGGTGGTGGACATACCCCCGGGGTACACCCATTCGATCGAGAATGTCGGCCGGACCGAACTGATCACCCTTTTCTGGGCCAGCGAGGTGTTTGATCCGGCCGCGCCCGACACCATTGCCTGCAACGTCCTGACCCCCTCCTCCCCATGAAAGTAATGACCGTCATCGGCACCCGCCCCGAAATCATCCGCCTGTCGCGCGTGATGGCGGCCTTGGACCGGTATTTCGACCATCAGGTCGTGCACACCGGCCAGAACTACGACTACGAGCTCAACCAGGTCTTTTTCGATGACATGGAAATCCGCAAGCCGGATCACTTCCTCGAGGCGGCGGGGGAGACCGCCGCCGTGACGATTGGCAACATCATTGCGCGCATGGACGGTCTGCTGGCGACCGCAAAGCCGGACGCGTTGCTCGTGCTGGGAGACACCAACAGCTGCCTCGCGGCCTATGCGGCAAAGCGCCGCAAGGTGCCCGTTTTCCACATGGAGGCCGGGAACCGCTGCTTCGACCAACGGGTGCCGGAAGAGATCAACCGTCGGGTGGTGGATCACATCTCGGACATCAATCTTTGCTACAGTGACATCGCCCGGGAATACCTGCTGCGGGAGGGCCTACCGCCGGACCGCGTGATCAAGACCGGCAGTCCGATGTGTGAGGTGCTGCACTTTTATCGCCCGAAGATTGAGGCTTCCTCCGTGCTAACACGTCTGAACCTGAGCGCGGGCGGGTACTATGTCGTCAGCGCCCACCGTGAGGAAAACG is from Lacunisphaera limnophila and encodes:
- the hisF gene encoding imidazole glycerol phosphate synthase subunit HisF; this encodes MRNLRLIARLDIKGPNLIKGIHLEGLRVIGVPNVYALKYYAQGVDELIYMDCVASLYGRNHLGEIVRAAAQDIFVPMTVGGGIRSIADATEILRCGADKVAINTAAVANPQLITDIARRFGSQCMVLSIEAKQIGPDRWEVYTANGRERTGLDVIEWVKRGVRMGAGEILLTSIDREGTRKGFDTALVKAVTSEINVPVIASGGMGKPEDLVKVAREGDVDAVAMADILHYNRSDLVKIRATAQSAGLAVRPYEIA
- the hisH gene encoding imidazole glycerol phosphate synthase subunit HisH; this encodes MKSPEVTIIDYGVGNLLSVQRGFEHCGATTRITAEASLILAADRVVLPGVGAFGDAMMALEQRGLVAVVKEVVARGIPLLGICLGMQMLLDESEEFGLSTGLGVIPGRVVPVPDRTVAGAAQKIPHIGWNSLVTAPGGGGWGGTVLQDIRAGEATYFVHSFMAVPRDPAHRLADCLYGGHALPAVIRRDRITGCQFHPEKSGPVGLRILRNFIAQ
- a CDS encoding cytidylyltransferase domain-containing protein encodes the protein MRILALIPARGGSKRLPGKNLKPLGGKPMIAWSIDAAKDIAEVCDILVSTDDSEIAAVSRQAGAMVPWLRPAELATDTATSVDVALHALDWYEASCGPVGGLLLLQPTSPFRTARTIRQGIELFRQRSAEPVLAVAKPHLHPLWALKRDGDYLRRYLAGDGLETRSQDLPEAFFPTGSLYLIAPAVLRATRSFVGARVVPLLIEAPHEALDVDTEWDFKIAQMVAEELPK
- a CDS encoding lipopolysaccharide biosynthesis protein encodes the protein MIAGSGLLKLLSSAGLYGIANLVGALTPLIVLPVLSRSLSAGDLGRFALYQSALALALPGISMGVHGAVSRQYLNRDTIDFARYVSSLLAISLAAGTGTLVVLWMIGLFAPGVLGGNGVVFQYAVVSAIGLSLLQVFLAIVQMRQKHLLYAAIQCLVTGLLIAASMGAVAVRPDWQSVLRANMAAYGAIGLVVAGILFTQKLAAWRISKEYAVHALRFGAPLVPHLLAASVITMLDRFFIAHFHGVEAVAAYAVAYQVAVALNLACSSFGNAWAPWLMHQLHVRSAGTGARITRYLLVYFAGVVALGGVLWAVSPWIIALVGGDRYSAAYHWMPWLIAGFVFNGVSRALGVIPFYHGRTLALALATVGGAGTSVGLNVVLVPSLGAAGAAVAQCLGFLVTAVLTARLAVSLESLPWVAVIKSTFTRP
- a CDS encoding O-antigen ligase family protein, with product MYRYLAALSGILLALPFSFPAPPAYLLALLVFLCAVALQPDTRIHAPVIAVVFGLIATALLSNVEAVLAGRADPVRALYTSGYFILFLYGYYARRVQVLLRYYAYAVTLISLAIVGAFVASEAYRYGTLLFVVPTMRLWGAEFFPDWPNFFALELLLGVYLNWFWRRQVGSTAVCVVGAVLTTSRFVWLALAIMALIELLRRRAVVFYFLPFVIAAYGVAVAAPHYLPAAVQERLQVVSDRTEIASSVFRLFAQAPLLGNGSVLLDASVGHMGFESFHNSYFDVLVRHGLVGLFFLVLLLCPWRVRWRHLRHGACLPVLGLFVIGACFQNFLKHPHLFMLLALIISRPDATLPRRVARKKPKPRPEGEPLPAGYPDLATSGRGHG
- a CDS encoding acyltransferase; protein product: MKTLLIRLYTWFQLTFCHRFAAVGKQPRIGPRVYVAPDSVRLGDYCFVGHGGYLAGAIEIGHFVMLAGQVAIVGGDHRIDRPTVPMIFSGREAPRRTIIEDDVWIGHGATVMSGIRIGEGSVIAAGAVVTKDVAPYSIMAGVPARFIRARFDPAAQTQHADRLRQYRLDGLRPAAWQGAPTLKNLLKE
- a CDS encoding polysaccharide biosynthesis protein yields the protein MFEKHVLLITGGTGSFGNAVLRRFIETNVAEIRVFSRDEKKQDDMRHQYGSKKVKFYIGDVRERTSLDDAMEGVDYLFHAAALKQVPSCEFYPMEAVRTNVNGTDNVLRAAVDHGVKKVVVLSTDKAAYPINAMGISKAMMEKVTAAASRVASARGATICLTRYGNVMASRGSVIPLFLDQIARGQPMSITDPEMTRFMMTLDDAVDLVIHAFTQARPGDLFVQKAPAATIGTLAQALKELLGATNPIRVIGTRHGEKLYETLLTREERANAEDQGGYFRVASDNRDLNYNLYFSEGDRRVQAQEDYHSHNAERLDVAGMKALLLKLPEVRAAIAARQAGGA
- a CDS encoding NAD-dependent epimerase/dehydratase family protein; this translates as MKTVLVTGAQGFLGKHLVEALRRNPDTEVLEFHRGMELAALADVLPRVSVIHHLAGVNRPADPGDFATGNHGLTAELCRLLTSLKHRPLIVYASTIQALLDNPYGRSKRQAEVELERWAADEGGRAVVFRLPNVFGKWCRPNYNSAVATFCHNIARDLPITISDRARELELVYVDDVVAAFLGAQSQAIAPGQHAAGSVPRTFRVTLGRIADALQAFRAMRSTLVVPRMDDEFDRRLYATYLSYLEQDDFAYGLLPRSDQRGTLAEFVKQGGFGQIFVSRTLPGVTRGNHYHHTKTEKFLVLEGDAIVRFRSLLGGGVIEYPVHGRDLRVVDIPPGYTHSIENVGRTELITLFWASEVFDPAAPDTIACNVLTPSSP
- the wecB gene encoding non-hydrolyzing UDP-N-acetylglucosamine 2-epimerase, which produces MTVIGTRPEIIRLSRVMAALDRYFDHQVVHTGQNYDYELNQVFFDDMEIRKPDHFLEAAGETAAVTIGNIIARMDGLLATAKPDALLVLGDTNSCLAAYAAKRRKVPVFHMEAGNRCFDQRVPEEINRRVVDHISDINLCYSDIAREYLLREGLPPDRVIKTGSPMCEVLHFYRPKIEASSVLTRLNLSAGGYYVVSAHREENVDVPRQLAALAEILNELAAAGSRVIVSAHPRTRKRLDEGKVVLHERVELLKPLGFTDYVQLQRHAIAVLSDSGTISEESSILNFPAVNIREAHERPEAMEEGSVMLTGLSPGRVREALVMLKAQPRGEPRLLRPVADYSMPNVSEKVARIILSYTDYVNRNVWRIDAKP